In one window of Tumebacillus algifaecis DNA:
- a CDS encoding DUF6731 family protein yields MANRSILIDFYRVSLPSGVKFKKMLEVAKAANLEDREFNVKDYPIRLEKIERLTDGNWLGHLVKIRMDFLPKKATKGQAGLEDLGLNPDQGIGEETSFMYNENTNVILYQRNYYGVRIEGFNQYMRKLYKDSKGLTKEILLEFLAIVGEDAFEKLERQQIIRKVDVRLALPDNPEIASKLRKNQVLNKWIDNLEDTGSETMSLTLSMGRKRNASMIVNAIKEAARIAVKEQDYIGKFKVRAKEDDYKGRLEWIDLLEDRIHENVELDVSRKEPLTHDRMSRELIKVWGEREEEINALFLIR; encoded by the coding sequence ATGGCAAACAGATCGATTCTGATTGACTTTTACAGAGTTTCATTGCCTTCTGGGGTAAAGTTTAAGAAAATGCTGGAGGTAGCCAAAGCCGCAAATCTGGAGGATCGTGAGTTTAATGTGAAGGACTACCCGATCCGACTTGAAAAAATAGAACGCTTGACCGATGGAAATTGGCTTGGACACCTTGTAAAGATCCGAATGGATTTCCTTCCGAAAAAAGCAACAAAAGGTCAAGCTGGGCTCGAAGATCTCGGATTGAATCCTGACCAAGGAATTGGTGAGGAAACAAGTTTTATGTACAACGAAAACACAAATGTTATTTTATACCAACGGAATTACTATGGCGTTCGCATTGAAGGATTCAATCAATACATGCGAAAGCTATATAAGGACAGCAAAGGTTTGACTAAGGAGATCCTGTTAGAGTTCTTAGCAATCGTTGGGGAAGATGCTTTTGAAAAATTGGAACGTCAACAGATCATACGAAAAGTAGATGTTAGGTTGGCTTTACCTGACAATCCGGAGATCGCATCGAAATTAAGGAAAAATCAAGTGCTGAACAAGTGGATTGATAACCTTGAAGACACGGGATCAGAGACAATGTCCCTTACATTGTCAATGGGAAGGAAAAGAAATGCGAGTATGATCGTTAACGCGATTAAGGAAGCAGCGCGCATTGCTGTCAAGGAACAGGATTACATTGGAAAATTTAAGGTAAGGGCAAAAGAGGATGACTACAAAGGACGACTTGAGTGGATCGATCTTCTTGAAGATCGTATCCATGAAAATGTAGAATTAGATGTTAGCCGAAAAGAACCGCTTACCCACGATCGCATG
- the istA gene encoding IS21 family transposase: MLKVPEQQYIKFLREHEGCSITEIAERMNLNWRTAKKYADKDDWNETVGKRFGRYPVLGPFLEIIDTWLLEDEALPRKQRHTARRIFNRLKAEYEFTGGERTVQEYVAKWRAAYAHDRAKSYERLEHPGGEAQVDFGTVQVAQNGRLVERKILTASFPFSNAAFAFPVPSENGECFLEALKRLFGQMGGVPRRIWFDNLAAAVASIEKNGERKQTDAFTRFCAHYRFEPVFCNVARGNEKGNVENKVGYGRRNWCVPIPVIQSLDELAVHLEMEALEDRQRIHYSKKEKVDDLWRQEQKMLYSLPLEPLEVFRLDTGRLNKFRELSFENIKYPLPQCKAEQRVLLKIKWDLIEVLDESYSKIFEFPRPYTDKTMEIEWRAVLDGLKRRPRSVRYSTFVSMMPETLKHFLREVESETCKARLSLVRRLLENYTMGEIAKGLHELMPWDSRVETALEHALYKQRYPEFHPEPFQEVHTPSKIQGYHPGDLANYNDLLGVTL; this comes from the coding sequence ATGTTGAAAGTGCCTGAACAACAGTATATCAAATTTTTGCGCGAACACGAAGGGTGTTCGATAACCGAAATTGCAGAACGAATGAACTTGAATTGGCGAACTGCCAAAAAATATGCGGACAAAGACGATTGGAACGAGACGGTGGGAAAACGATTCGGTCGTTACCCAGTTCTCGGTCCGTTTCTCGAAATCATAGATACGTGGCTATTGGAGGACGAGGCTCTTCCCCGCAAACAGCGCCACACCGCTCGGCGGATCTTTAACCGTCTCAAAGCGGAGTATGAATTTACTGGTGGCGAACGAACGGTACAGGAGTACGTGGCTAAATGGCGGGCGGCTTACGCCCATGACCGAGCGAAGAGCTACGAACGGCTGGAGCATCCAGGTGGCGAAGCCCAGGTAGACTTTGGAACCGTACAGGTTGCGCAGAACGGGAGGCTCGTGGAACGTAAGATTCTTACCGCGTCCTTCCCATTTAGCAATGCGGCCTTCGCTTTCCCCGTTCCATCTGAGAATGGCGAGTGCTTTCTCGAAGCCTTGAAGCGGCTGTTCGGACAAATGGGCGGAGTACCGCGACGCATCTGGTTCGATAACCTCGCGGCTGCGGTTGCATCTATCGAGAAAAACGGAGAACGAAAGCAAACTGATGCGTTCACAAGGTTCTGTGCTCATTACCGCTTCGAGCCTGTCTTTTGTAATGTGGCGAGAGGCAACGAGAAAGGCAATGTAGAGAACAAGGTTGGTTACGGAAGGCGGAACTGGTGTGTCCCGATCCCAGTCATTCAATCGCTCGATGAACTCGCAGTACATCTTGAAATGGAGGCACTGGAGGATCGTCAGCGCATTCACTATTCGAAGAAGGAGAAAGTGGACGATCTATGGCGACAGGAGCAGAAAATGCTCTATTCCCTGCCGCTTGAACCGCTAGAGGTATTTCGTTTGGATACAGGTCGATTGAACAAATTTCGTGAACTGTCGTTCGAGAACATCAAGTACCCACTCCCGCAATGCAAGGCAGAGCAGCGCGTGTTGCTCAAGATTAAGTGGGATCTGATCGAGGTATTGGACGAGTCGTACAGCAAAATCTTCGAGTTCCCTCGGCCTTATACGGACAAGACGATGGAGATCGAGTGGAGAGCTGTGTTAGATGGACTCAAGCGACGCCCTCGCTCCGTCAGATATTCGACTTTTGTGTCGATGATGCCAGAAACACTGAAACACTTCCTGAGGGAAGTTGAGTCGGAGACGTGCAAGGCACGCCTGTCCCTTGTGAGGCGTTTGTTGGAGAACTACACGATGGGGGAGATCGCTAAAGGCCTGCACGAACTCATGCCTTGGGATTCTCGCGTCGAAACAGCGTTGGAGCACGCTTTGTACAAACAACGATATCCCGAGTTTCATCCTGAACCGTTCCAAGAGGTACACACCCCATCGAAGATTCAAGGCTATCATCCAGGTGACTTGGCCAATTACAACGATCTGTTGGGGGTGACATTATGA
- the istB gene encoding IS21-like element helper ATPase IstB → MNRKMLAQACKTLHLAHVMNHYESVPFESRTDFLLAILQSEIQGRESSKMKRLMKRAGFPQLKTFEGYNFEEITFPNHCTEQSLRELNFLKHKENILMLGKVGTGKTHLAIALGVEACRQGLDVRFYRVSELVAKLQERHASGTLTRFQKELMKCDLLILDEVGFVPFHQTGAELLFHVISECYEQRSLIVTSNLEFGQWNSVFGDTRLTKALVDRLVHHAHILSFTGESYRLRHALSSINS, encoded by the coding sequence ATGAATCGAAAAATGTTGGCGCAGGCGTGCAAAACGCTCCATCTGGCACATGTAATGAACCACTACGAATCGGTTCCGTTCGAGAGTCGTACTGACTTCTTGCTGGCAATCCTGCAGTCAGAGATCCAAGGACGTGAGTCCAGTAAAATGAAGAGATTGATGAAGCGCGCCGGATTCCCTCAATTGAAAACGTTCGAAGGATACAACTTTGAGGAGATCACGTTTCCGAATCATTGCACGGAGCAGTCTCTACGTGAGCTTAACTTCCTGAAACATAAAGAGAACATCTTGATGTTGGGAAAGGTGGGAACTGGGAAAACCCATCTGGCAATTGCGTTAGGGGTGGAAGCCTGTCGGCAGGGGCTTGATGTGAGGTTTTATCGCGTCTCGGAGCTTGTCGCCAAATTGCAGGAAAGACATGCGAGCGGGACGCTGACGAGATTTCAAAAAGAACTGATGAAGTGCGATCTGTTGATTTTGGATGAGGTGGGCTTCGTGCCGTTTCACCAAACGGGTGCTGAACTTCTGTTTCACGTTATCTCGGAATGCTACGAGCAGCGAAGTCTCATAGTGACCTCCAATCTGGAGTTTGGGCAATGGAACAGCGTGTTTGGTGATACTAGATTAACGAAAGCGCTGGTGGATCGTTTAGTTCACCACGCGCACATCCTGAGTTTTACGGGCGAGAGTTATCGCTTGCGTCATGCTCTGTCGAGCATAAATTCATGA